AGATTCCAATGCAACGGCTATTTACGGAAATAGAGCTAATAATGGTGTTATTATAATTTCAACAAAGAATAATGACGACACATCAAAAGAACCACTATACATTGTTGATGGTGTTCCTATTAAAAAAGAGCACAATTACATTATTAAAAATCTTCCTGAATCTGATATTGAATACAAAACAAGCTACGGAAAAACCGAGGCCAAAGATAAGTTTGGTAAAATAGCAAAAGATGGATGTGTGGTCATTACAACACATCAAGGAAATTTTAGATTAAACAATCAAGAAAGTTATGCTGTAATTGAGGAGAATGCGTTTGAAAGAACCTCGCTTGCTCCGCTTTCAACATTTTCAATTGATGTAGATAAAGCGTCATACAGTAACATTAGGCGAATGATTAACAATGGAATAGCTATTGAGCCAGATGCGGTTAAAATTGAAGAAATGATTAACTATTTTGATTATAACTACCCACAACCAACAGATGAGCACCCGTTTTCAATCAATACTGAAGTCGCTAAAACACCTTGGAATAATACCACTAAGATTGTTAAAATTGGCTTACAAGGAAAAACCTATGATAACGAAGAATTACCAGCTTCAAATCTAACTTTTTTAATAGATGTGTCTGGATCTATGAGTTCGCAAAACAAGTTGCCGTTGTTAAAATCGGCTTTTAAGTTATTGGTAAATCAGTTAAGAGACCAGGATAGAGTATCTATTGTGGTATATGCAGGTGCGGCGGGCGTTGTGTTAGAACCAACTTCTGGAAAGCATAAAGAGAAAATAATAAGTGCTTTAGATAATTTGAACTCCGGCGGTTCAACCGCTGGTGGCGCCGGTATTTTACTGGCGTATAAATTAGCTGAAGAAAATTTTAAAAAGAAAAGAAATAACAGAGTGATTTTGGCAACCGATGGTGATTTTAATGTTGGGACTTCTAGCGATAAAGCGATGGAAACCTTAATAGAAGAAAAGCGTAAATCGGGTGTATTTTTGTCGGTTTTAGGTTTTGGTTATGGAAACTATAAAGATTCAAAATTGGAAATTTTGGCAGATAAAGGAAACGGGAATCATGCTTATATTGACAATATGCAAGAAGCTCAAAAGGTTTTTGGAAAGGAATTTGGAGGTACTTTATTTACCATTGCAAAAGACGTAAAAATTCAAATTGAATTCAACCCTAATAAAGTACAAGCATATAGATTGATTGGTTATGAAAACAGAATGCTAGAAGATGAAGATTTTATTGATGATACAAAAGATGCGGGCGAATTAGGCAGCGGGCATACTGTTACTGCATTATACGAAGTGATTCCTGTTGGCGTAGATAGTCATTATTTAAAAGATGTTTCCGATTTAAAATATGCAAAAACGGAAGTGACTAAAGCGTATTCAGATGAACTGTTTACCGTGAAATTTCGTTACAAAAAACCAGATGCTGATAAAAGTATTGAAATGGTGCATGTTCAAAAGGATGTGGTTTCAGAAGCTTCTAAAGACTTAGAGTTTGCATCGGCAGTGGCGTTGTTTGGGATGCAATTGAGACATTCCAAATACCATAACAATTCAAAAATAGAAGATGTTATTGCACTAGCTAAATCGGGTAGGGACAATGATAAAGATGGCTATAAATCAGAATTTATGCGATTGGTTTCTTCCTATCAAAATTTATAGATAAAAATAAGAGCGACTTTTAAAGTCGCTCTTGCTTTATTGCTGCATTTTAAAATAATAATCTAAAGAATGTTTTCCAGAGCCATACAATAAGAAAAAGCCACATATTAGTAATACTGCTATTGCTAAAATTAAGTTGTTAGTATGCATTTCTCCAACAAAATTTATTAGTATCGCTCCAATTAAAATTGGTAATTGCGCAATTATTGCCCATCGTGTTAGTAAACCAAAGGCTATTAAAACGCCTCCTATAAAATGTGCAGGAGCAACATAGTGTACAACGATCATGCCTCCAACCATATTTTCCATTGGTTTAAAAAGTTGTAAAAGCATCATACTGTCGGCCATAAAGCTAATACCTTTTATAAAAAGGAATATGCCCAAAGCAACACGGAGCAAATCAAGCGGGAAATAGGTATGCCCATTCGCCCACTTATTGAGTGTTTTTATTGTATCCATGATTAAAATTGTTGATTTTCAATACAAAAGATACAAAATTATAATGAGAAGTTAAAATTTAAACCTGTAAAACGCCCAAATTGAATGGTTTTTCAATAGGAGCGTGGTTAGCAGCTTCGATACCCATACTAATCCATTTTCGGGTATCCAAGGGGTCAATAATAGCATCTGTCCAAATGCGTGATGCAGCGTAATACGGAGAAACTTGCGTATCGTATCGGTCTTTTATTTTATTATAAAGCTCGTTTTCTTTCTCTTTTGTGATTTTTTCTCCTTGTTTTTCTAAAGAAGCTTTTTCTATTTGAAGCAGTACTTTGGCGGCAGAGTTACCGCTCATTACAGCAAGCTCTGCACTTGGCCATGATACAATCAATCTTGGGTCGTATGCCTTTCCGCACATAGCATAATTACCGGCACCATAACTATTTCCTATAATTACTGTAAATTTAGGCACAACCGAATTACTAACGGCATTCACCATTTTTGCACCATCTTTTATAATGCCTCCATGCTCGCTTTTGCTGCCAACCATAAAACCAGTAACATCTTGTAAAAATACTAAAGGAATTTTTTTCTGATTGCAGTTAGCAATAAAACGGGTCGCTTTATCAGCACTGTCGTTATAAATAACACCACCAAATTGCATTTCGCCTTGTTTGGTTTTTACCAATTTTCGTTGGTTGGCCACAATACCAACTGCCCAACCATCTATTCTGGCGTAACAGGTAATGATGGTTTTTCCATATCCAGCTTTATATTCGTCAAATTCGGAATTATCAACCAACCGTTTGATAATCTCATACATATCATATTGATCTGCTCTCGATTTTGGTATAATGCCATAAATATCTTCAGGGTTTTCTTTTGGTTTCTCAGCGCCTATTCGGTTATAACCCGCTTTATCATAATCACCAATTTTCCCAATGATATTCTTTATAGTATCTAAAGCATCTTTATCATCTTTGGCCTTATAGTCGGTTACCCCAGAAATTTCACAATGTGTAGTAGCGCCACCAAGCGTTTCATTATCGACCGTTTCTCCAATAGCCGCTTTTACTAAATAACTGCCAGCTAAAAAGATGCTTCCCGTTTTGTCAACAATTAAGGCTTCGTCACTCATAATAGGTAAATAAGCGCCACCAGCAACACAACTGCCCATAACCGCAGCTATTTGGGTAATACCCATACTGCTCATTATGGCATTGTTTCTAAAAATACGTCCAAAATGTTCTTTATCAGGAAAAATTTCGTCTTGCAAAGGCAAATACACCCCGGCACTATCTACTAAATAAATGATAGGCAACTTGTTTTCAATAGCAATTTCTTGGGCTCTTAAATTCTTTTTTGCTGTAATAGGAAACCAAGCTCCAGCTTTGACGGTGGCATCGTTGGCAACTACAATACATTGTTTTCCATTAACATAACCAATTTTCACAACCACACCAGCTGAGGGACAACCGCCATGAGATTCATACATGCCTTCTCCTGCAAAAGCAGCGATTTCAATAGATTTTGAATTTTTGTCCAATAAATAATTAACACGCTCGTGTGCCGTCATTTTTCCTTTGGCACGATGCTTTTCAATGCTACTTTTTCCGCCTCCTAAATGTACTTTAGCAAGCCGATTATTAAGTTCTGATACTAAAAGTTTATTGTAATCTTCGTTTTTGTTGAAGTTTAAATCCATTGACATTTTCTTTGAAGCTAAAATACAAAAGTTTCAATTACAGAATAACGAATGTTAATGTTTTATTAAATTATATTACATGGAAATAGTTTCCTTGGAAAATAAACAATTTTATCTTACATTTGTATCATCAAAATGATAATTACGTGAAGCATCCATGAGAATAACATTCACACACACGAGGATAATTATTCAGGGTGTTCCATCTGATCAAATTAAATCAATAAATATAAATAAATGAAAAAAATTATAGCCTTTGCAGGTACAAATAGTAAAGAATCAATAAATAAGAAATTAGCAATTTATGCTTCGAGTTTGGTAGATAATGTTTCTATAAATATTTTAGACTTAAATGATTTTGAAATGCCTTTATATGGTATTGATTTGGAAAAAGAGAAAGGTATTCCAGAAAACGTACATAAATTTTTAGATTTAATAAAAGCTTCAGATGGTATTATATTATCATTGGCAGAACATAACGGAGCCTACTCTACGGCCTTTAAAAATGTTTTTGATTGGATATCTAGAATTGATGGTAAGCTTTGGAGCAATAAACCCATGTTGTTAATGGCAACATCACCTGGAGCTAGGGGAGGTGCAAGTGTGTTGGAAATTGCAAAAAGTAGATTTCCATATATGGGAGGCAATATAGTTTCAGAGTTTTCATTACCAAGCTTTGGAGAGAATTTTATAGAGAATAAAATTGTAAATTCTGAGCTTCATTCAAGCTTGTTAAAGGCAATAACAAAATTTCAAAACAATCTATAAGATGGAAATAAAGCAAATAGACAACGGAAAAGAAGGTGCTTTTTATATAGAAATTGACGATAAAAAAGTAGCAGAAATGACCTATTCGCATGCTGAACCTAATAAAATTATAATAGACCATACCGAAGTGAGCGAAACACTAAAAGGTCAAGGTGTGGGGTATAAATTGGTTGAAGCATCGGTAGATTATTTGCGAGCTAATAACTTAAAAGTAATTCCCCTATGTCCATTTGCCAACGCGGTTTTTAAGAAAAAGCATCATGAGTATGCAGATGTTTTAGCCTAAATAAGTTATAAAATGGGAGACATTAGTAAAGATATCAATTCAACATTCGCCAATAACAGAATTAAAGCGCTGTTAAACATTTTATATACAGCCAATTGGATTTCAAGTTACCAAAATGAGTTTTTTAAACCTTACGGAATATCGCCGCAACAATACAATATTCTTAGAATATTAAAAGGCGCCGGAGAGCCTATAAATGTTCAGCTTGTTAAAGATAGAATGATTGAACGTTCACCAAACGCTACACGATTGATGGATAAACTATGTTCTAAAAACTATATTGAACGTTTAGCTTGTGACTATGATAGGCGCGTAGTTAAAATAACAATTACTAAAGAAGGACATGCCCTTTTAGATGCCATTCCAGTTAATTTAAACAATGAATTATTAAAAAATTTAAGTGAAGAAGAAGCAGAACAATTAAGTAATCTGCTAGATAAAATGAGATAAAATTCCTGCGTAGGCAGGAATCTTATGAAATAAACTTTAGTACATGGCAAAAATCCAAATATATTCAATGTGACATTCAATTTTTGTCATGCACTAAAAAAACAAGCAATAAAAAAAGATTCCCTCCTTCGGGGGAATGACAAAAAACATATATATGAAAACAATAATTCATAAAGCCGATAGTAGAGGATTTGCAAGCCATGGTTGGTTACAGGCAAATCATTCGTTTAGTTTTGCAAATTACCAGAACCCGGAAAAAGTGCATTTTGGTGCATTGCGCGTGTTGAATGATGACATTATCGCTCCAAAAATGGGTTTTGGAACACACCCGCACGATAATATGGAAATCATTACCATTCCGTTAAAAGGTGTTTTAAAACATAAAGACAATATGGGTGACGAATGGTTATCCGTGTTGCCAGGAGAGGTGCAGGTTATGAGTGCGGGAACCGGTGTACAGCATTCAGAGATCAATGGGTCTGTAGATGAGCATTTGAGTTTGTTCCAAATTTGGATATTTCCCAATAAGCAAAATGTAGCACCACGATACGACCAAAAATCATTTGATGCTAAAGAAAGAAAAAATAAACTTCAAACATTAGTAAGTTCTATAGATGAAAACCATGAAGGGAGTTTAAAAATCCATCAAGATGCTGTGATTTCTAGAATTGATTTAGATAAAAGTACCGCGTTTGAATACAAACTTAAAAGCGAAAATCATGGCGTTTATATCATGACTATTAGTGGTAGTGTGTTGATTGATAACACTGTTTTAGAAACACGTGATGCTGCGGGTGTTTCTGAAACGAAATCTTTTGCAATTAAAGCAGAAAAAGATTCTAGTTTGTTGTTTATTGAAGTGCCCATGGAATTTTAAATAGAATTTTAAACTGAATTTAAAGTAAAAAGCGTCCTTTTTGAGGATGCTTTTTTACTTTTAGAATGTGTTTTATAATACGTATCCTCCAAGTTTATTCGTCTCAACGACTATTTGTACAGTTCATAGCATATGTGTTAGTTGTTTTCTTTGAGTGGTTTATTTTTGTGCGAATTTTTAAACCCCAGATTACAATGATGCTTAAAAAAGAAATTTTTTTGGTTTTTCTTATTGCCAATACTTTTATAATTCATTCTCAAACTCCCGAACTTACAAAAAAAGATTCAACCATTGTTAGTTCATGGATTTTTGGAATAGGCTTTAATATTGTTGATGATTCCGATGATAGATCCCATAAATTATTTGATTTTAAAGAAGGGTGGAATGCGGTACCATTCCCGTCTAGATTAAGTATCGGAAAATATTTTAAAAGCGGGTTAGGACTTGAGGCAATTGCTTCTTACAACAAATATAAAAAAGGTAAGATTGCTGATGGTTTGCCAGTTACCGATGATAAAGATTATTATTCTATTGATTCCAGATTAAGTTATGATTTGAATAAAATTATTGGAGAAACGGGTTGGTTTGATCCATATATTGGTGTAGGAGCTGGTTATACACATTCTAATGACATTTCTAGAGGAACCTATAATGCTGTATTAGGATTTAGAACATGGTTTTCAGATAGATGGGGATTGGATATAAACACATCAGGTAAATGGACTATGAATCGTAATTATACAGACCATTTACAACACGCTGTTGGTGTTGTATACAGATTTAATATTAAAAAAGATTTAACAGAAGAAGGAAAAGCTAAGTTAGAATTAATTAATGAAGAAAATGAAAAAAATCGAGTTAGCGATTCTATCATGTTAGCCAATAAACAAGCCGAAGAAGCTAGATTATTAAGTGAAAGATTAGAAAAGGAGAAAGAAGCAACAAGGCTTGCTGAACTTGAAAAGGAAAAGGCTGAGACTAGAAATAAAATACAAAGTAAAATAGATGCTTTAGAAAAAATACATTTCCCTTTCAACTCATCAAGTTTAACAGTAGTATCTAAAAATACATTAAATAAATTGTTGCAAATATTAAATGAGCACCCAAAATTGTCAATAGAAATCACCTCACATACCGATGCCAGGGGCTCTGATATTTATAACCATAAACTTTCTGAGAGCAGATTAAAAAGCACACTCGATTATTTATTTGATAATGCTGTTGAAAATGATAGAGTTGTTGGTAAAGCATTTGGAGAAGAAAAGCTTACTAATGAATGTGATGATCATGTTAAATGTACTGAACTCAAGCATCAACAAAACAGGAGATCCGAAATCAAAATTATCAGTTTTTAATCTAAAGAATTTACTCTTCAGAGGACAAAAAACGGGGATATCTTTTTATGGATTTCCCCGTTTTTTTAGAGATATATCAAAATGGTGTAAGTAAAAAAAAGGCATAAATAAGAGACTCCCCAAATTTGGCTTTTGGACTATCGTAGAGTGTGTTTTTTCGTCAGGCGAAGGTGTTTTGAGATTCATAGCCATAGCTATGGACCGAAAAATAGCTGAAGTATGGCGGAAAAAGGCACATAAAAGAACCTAAGAATAAAACTTAGACAATCTCTAAATGGATTTTTTTATTTGTAAATTGGGATTTTCAATACTTATTTGAAGATCGTCAGCTATGGGGTTTATTACTAACTCATTCACTTTTGTGTTTGTAATTCCAAATTTAAAAGGTTCTGTAAAATCACCTGTTTCATTGTTATTTTTATCTAAAGATGTAACCACAAAAACTTTAGTATCTATTTGAGTTTGGGTTAATGCCAATTCATTTCCTGCTATAATGTCAAGTATTTTAGAACCATCATTCCTGTTCAAAATGGCTTCATTAGCATTATCAAAGACATAAACAACATACTTCACAGGTAAATCACCATCTGGAGCAGCTACTGGCGTGTCCCATAAAATCTTTAAAGGTTCAAATCTAATATTTGCAGGCTTTATAGGGCAGATGCTATCTTTACCTGTACCTAAAATGGGCGGTGCAAAAGATTTATACTTAAAGTGAGTACTGTTTAAAAGCCCATTTAATCCTTTCAAATTATATTTTATAGCATTGTAACTGTATGCTATTTGACCAAAACTAGCATCCATTATTTCCGTTTTATTTTGATTGATTTGGTTTTGAATTTCTGTGGTTTCCCAAGCTTTTTTGCCGTCCAATTTATAAAAGCCCTGGCTTACATACAGTTGTTTACAATAAAGTTTTGCTTGATTATTCCACCACTTAGAAAGCGCTGTATAATCTTGTTTTCCATTTATATTCCAATATAATTGAGGCGCTAAATAATCTACTTTACCCGCATTTAACCAAGAAATAGGGTCGCAAAATAAATCGCTGAATGAAGAAGTGCCGCTAATGCCTGATGGTGTACCCGATTTCCAAATTCCAAAAGGACTCACACCAAATACGATATTTTTATTATTGTTAATATTGATGGTTTGTATGGCGTCATAAACCATTCCAATCATTAGGTTTACATTATTTCTGCGCCAATCTTCTATAGTGGGAATACAGGTCGGATTATTATCTCTATATGTTTGAGCATCTTGTGGGATAGCTTCCATACCAGAATATGGATAGAAATAGTCATCAAAATGGATACCATCAACATCATACCTATTAGCAATATCTTGAACTACACTAACTATGTAATCTCTTACGGCAGGAAGTCCTGGATTAAGCATTTTTAAAGACAATGCCTTATCAGTGTTATTTAATTTAGCTTGAAAAGTCCATGTTGGATGTAAATTTGCCACATTATTTGGGGCTAATACCATTGCTGGTGTTTGTTTAACTCTGTACGGATTTAACCAAGCGTGTAAATCCAGACCTCGCGCATGTGCTTCTGTAACTGCAAATTCCAAAGGATCCCATAATGGGGAGGGTGCCTTTCCTTGTGTTCCCGTAAGCCAATAAGACCAAGGGTCGATTGATGAGGCATACAAAGCATCACTTTCTGGACGTACTTGCAAGAAAACTGTATTGTAACCGTTTGCTTTAAGATTGTCTAAAATTGTAA
This genomic window from Mariniflexile sp. TRM1-10 contains:
- a CDS encoding VWA domain-containing protein, whose amino-acid sequence is MKTLLKIIFVLTISIQIQAQERLITGKVTAADDNSPIPGVTIVIKGTSTGVTTNFDGLYQIKANNTDVLVFSFVGYKTEEKLVGKLNTISVALEADVSRLEEVVVVGYGTQRRRHVTGAVTHVSASQIKKNKQEAYHKKLANQMQHHSVSNPLQGKIAGVAITNGTGNSGSNTHIVIRGTSTISKNSEPLVVVDGKIKPYNVVESINPKQINDITVLKDSNATAIYGNRANNGVIIISTKNNDDTSKEPLYIVDGVPIKKEHNYIIKNLPESDIEYKTSYGKTEAKDKFGKIAKDGCVVITTHQGNFRLNNQESYAVIEENAFERTSLAPLSTFSIDVDKASYSNIRRMINNGIAIEPDAVKIEEMINYFDYNYPQPTDEHPFSINTEVAKTPWNNTTKIVKIGLQGKTYDNEELPASNLTFLIDVSGSMSSQNKLPLLKSAFKLLVNQLRDQDRVSIVVYAGAAGVVLEPTSGKHKEKIISALDNLNSGGSTAGGAGILLAYKLAEENFKKKRNNRVILATDGDFNVGTSSDKAMETLIEEKRKSGVFLSVLGFGYGNYKDSKLEILADKGNGNHAYIDNMQEAQKVFGKEFGGTLFTIAKDVKIQIEFNPNKVQAYRLIGYENRMLEDEDFIDDTKDAGELGSGHTVTALYEVIPVGVDSHYLKDVSDLKYAKTEVTKAYSDELFTVKFRYKKPDADKSIEMVHVQKDVVSEASKDLEFASAVALFGMQLRHSKYHNNSKIEDVIALAKSGRDNDKDGYKSEFMRLVSSYQNL
- a CDS encoding DoxX family protein; its protein translation is MDTIKTLNKWANGHTYFPLDLLRVALGIFLFIKGISFMADSMMLLQLFKPMENMVGGMIVVHYVAPAHFIGGVLIAFGLLTRWAIIAQLPILIGAILINFVGEMHTNNLILAIAVLLICGFFLLYGSGKHSLDYYFKMQQ
- a CDS encoding acyl-CoA carboxylase subunit beta, which encodes MDLNFNKNEDYNKLLVSELNNRLAKVHLGGGKSSIEKHRAKGKMTAHERVNYLLDKNSKSIEIAAFAGEGMYESHGGCPSAGVVVKIGYVNGKQCIVVANDATVKAGAWFPITAKKNLRAQEIAIENKLPIIYLVDSAGVYLPLQDEIFPDKEHFGRIFRNNAIMSSMGITQIAAVMGSCVAGGAYLPIMSDEALIVDKTGSIFLAGSYLVKAAIGETVDNETLGGATTHCEISGVTDYKAKDDKDALDTIKNIIGKIGDYDKAGYNRIGAEKPKENPEDIYGIIPKSRADQYDMYEIIKRLVDNSEFDEYKAGYGKTIITCYARIDGWAVGIVANQRKLVKTKQGEMQFGGVIYNDSADKATRFIANCNQKKIPLVFLQDVTGFMVGSKSEHGGIIKDGAKMVNAVSNSVVPKFTVIIGNSYGAGNYAMCGKAYDPRLIVSWPSAELAVMSGNSAAKVLLQIEKASLEKQGEKITKEKENELYNKIKDRYDTQVSPYYAASRIWTDAIIDPLDTRKWISMGIEAANHAPIEKPFNLGVLQV
- a CDS encoding NADPH-dependent FMN reductase, with product MKKIIAFAGTNSKESINKKLAIYASSLVDNVSINILDLNDFEMPLYGIDLEKEKGIPENVHKFLDLIKASDGIILSLAEHNGAYSTAFKNVFDWISRIDGKLWSNKPMLLMATSPGARGGASVLEIAKSRFPYMGGNIVSEFSLPSFGENFIENKIVNSELHSSLLKAITKFQNNL
- a CDS encoding GNAT family N-acetyltransferase, whose amino-acid sequence is MEIKQIDNGKEGAFYIEIDDKKVAEMTYSHAEPNKIIIDHTEVSETLKGQGVGYKLVEASVDYLRANNLKVIPLCPFANAVFKKKHHEYADVLA
- a CDS encoding MarR family winged helix-turn-helix transcriptional regulator, producing the protein MGDISKDINSTFANNRIKALLNILYTANWISSYQNEFFKPYGISPQQYNILRILKGAGEPINVQLVKDRMIERSPNATRLMDKLCSKNYIERLACDYDRRVVKITITKEGHALLDAIPVNLNNELLKNLSEEEAEQLSNLLDKMR
- a CDS encoding pirin family protein — translated: MKTIIHKADSRGFASHGWLQANHSFSFANYQNPEKVHFGALRVLNDDIIAPKMGFGTHPHDNMEIITIPLKGVLKHKDNMGDEWLSVLPGEVQVMSAGTGVQHSEINGSVDEHLSLFQIWIFPNKQNVAPRYDQKSFDAKERKNKLQTLVSSIDENHEGSLKIHQDAVISRIDLDKSTAFEYKLKSENHGVYIMTISGSVLIDNTVLETRDAAGVSETKSFAIKAEKDSSLLFIEVPMEF
- a CDS encoding OmpA family protein; the encoded protein is MMLKKEIFLVFLIANTFIIHSQTPELTKKDSTIVSSWIFGIGFNIVDDSDDRSHKLFDFKEGWNAVPFPSRLSIGKYFKSGLGLEAIASYNKYKKGKIADGLPVTDDKDYYSIDSRLSYDLNKIIGETGWFDPYIGVGAGYTHSNDISRGTYNAVLGFRTWFSDRWGLDINTSGKWTMNRNYTDHLQHAVGVVYRFNIKKDLTEEGKAKLELINEENEKNRVSDSIMLANKQAEEARLLSERLEKEKEATRLAELEKEKAETRNKIQSKIDALEKIHFPFNSSSLTVVSKNTLNKLLQILNEHPKLSIEITSHTDARGSDIYNHKLSESRLKSTLDYLFDNAVENDRVVGKAFGEEKLTNECDDHVKCTELKHQQNRRSEIKIISF
- a CDS encoding glycoside hydrolase family 10 protein; this translates as MKIFAPYFLFFCIAIQAQTGKGITTPKADLRGVFVPSISSLSWPTNRNATPTEQQTELITILDNLKANGYNTVFLQVRPESDALYASSIDPWSYWLTGTQGKAPSPLWDPLEFAVTEAHARGLDLHAWLNPYRVKQTPAMVLAPNNVANLHPTWTFQAKLNNTDKALSLKMLNPGLPAVRDYIVSVVQDIANRYDVDGIHFDDYFYPYSGMEAIPQDAQTYRDNNPTCIPTIEDWRRNNVNLMIGMVYDAIQTININNNKNIVFGVSPFGIWKSGTPSGISGTSSFSDLFCDPISWLNAGKVDYLAPQLYWNINGKQDYTALSKWWNNQAKLYCKQLYVSQGFYKLDGKKAWETTEIQNQINQNKTEIMDASFGQIAYSYNAIKYNLKGLNGLLNSTHFKYKSFAPPILGTGKDSICPIKPANIRFEPLKILWDTPVAAPDGDLPVKYVVYVFDNANEAILNRNDGSKILDIIAGNELALTQTQIDTKVFVVTSLDKNNNETGDFTEPFKFGITNTKVNELVINPIADDLQISIENPNLQIKKSI